The Ignavibacteriales bacterium genome includes a region encoding these proteins:
- a CDS encoding CoA-binding protein: MKPTQVEISEFLSQRSFAVVGVSRNTKKFGNAIYRTLKQQGYRLFPIHREADSIEGDRCYLGLKALPEKVGGVVICVPPVQTEIFLNEVLDAGVDRVWMQRGAESYSAIRFCEKHGITAVHGQCILMFAEPVTSIHGFHRWMSKLFGTYPKGNAHQVHGRQ; encoded by the coding sequence ATGAAACCAACACAGGTTGAGATCTCTGAATTCCTTTCGCAGCGATCATTCGCTGTGGTTGGAGTATCCAGAAACACGAAGAAGTTCGGTAACGCGATCTATAGGACGTTGAAGCAGCAAGGGTACAGATTGTTCCCCATCCATCGTGAAGCTGACTCTATTGAAGGTGACCGTTGCTATCTCGGCTTGAAGGCTCTCCCCGAGAAGGTGGGTGGTGTGGTGATTTGTGTCCCTCCCGTGCAGACTGAAATATTTCTCAATGAGGTTCTGGATGCAGGTGTCGATCGTGTGTGGATGCAGAGGGGGGCAGAATCGTACTCGGCGATTCGTTTCTGCGAAAAGCACGGCATCACTGCGGTCCACGGTCAGTGTATCCTGATGTTTGCCGAGCCCGTAACGTCTATCCACGGTTTCCACAGATGGATGTCGAAATTGTTCGGCACCTATCCGAAAGGAAACGCGCATCAGGTTCACGGGAGGCAATAG
- the hypA gene encoding hydrogenase maturation nickel metallochaperone HypA — MHELSFAENIVDIIHQSVPKNELQDVRVVRLKIGALSGVVADSLDFCFTAISADTPLVQARLEIEQIPFAVQCNECRKTFVNDIGFVVCPECGSINTTVISGRELQVTEIELDTEEEKTP, encoded by the coding sequence GTGCACGAATTGTCATTTGCCGAGAATATCGTCGATATCATTCATCAAAGTGTTCCGAAGAATGAGCTTCAAGATGTCCGGGTTGTGCGTCTGAAGATCGGGGCACTCTCCGGCGTCGTCGCAGATTCCCTGGACTTTTGTTTCACCGCCATCTCGGCGGACACGCCGCTCGTGCAAGCTCGGCTTGAAATTGAGCAGATCCCGTTCGCGGTCCAGTGCAACGAATGCAGGAAGACATTTGTTAATGACATTGGCTTTGTTGTGTGCCCCGAGTGCGGGAGTATTAACACGACGGTTATTTCCGGAAGGGAGCTTCAGGTTACAGAAATTGAACTCGACACGGAAGAAGAGAAAACACCATGA
- a CDS encoding F420-nonreducing hydrogenase, whose translation MAKPKLALYWAASCGGCDIAVLDIHEKILDVASAFDIVFWPVALDFKYDDVRAMDDKSIDLCLFNGSIRNSENLEIAHLLRAKSKVLVAFGSCALEGGIPGLANLTTKDAIWNSVYKESPSTIKKNGGTFPQTHTTMPEGSIEIPEMWETVKALDQTVDVEYYIPGCPPQPEQIWNVIEHILSGKPLPPKGSVLGATEKTCCDECPRERKEKKLRQFFRPYEIMPDPNECLLDQGIVCMGPATRSGCDALCTKANMPCRGCYGPPPNVVDQGAKMVSALSSVIDAQDPQEIERILDQIADPIGTFYRFSLAHSILRRVEKL comes from the coding sequence ATGGCGAAGCCGAAGTTAGCACTGTACTGGGCGGCAAGTTGCGGAGGGTGTGACATCGCCGTCCTGGACATTCACGAGAAGATCCTCGACGTCGCCAGCGCGTTTGATATAGTGTTCTGGCCGGTGGCTTTGGATTTCAAATATGACGACGTCAGAGCCATGGATGACAAGAGTATTGACCTGTGTCTCTTCAACGGGTCGATCCGGAATTCTGAAAACCTCGAGATCGCGCATCTATTGCGGGCAAAATCGAAAGTTCTCGTCGCTTTTGGTTCATGTGCCCTCGAAGGAGGAATCCCCGGGCTGGCGAACTTGACGACGAAGGACGCCATCTGGAACTCTGTCTATAAAGAATCGCCATCAACAATCAAGAAGAACGGCGGAACCTTTCCGCAAACACACACGACGATGCCGGAAGGGTCCATCGAAATCCCTGAAATGTGGGAAACGGTCAAAGCGCTCGATCAAACCGTGGATGTGGAATACTACATCCCCGGTTGCCCTCCTCAGCCGGAGCAAATATGGAATGTCATCGAACATATCTTGAGCGGCAAGCCTCTCCCGCCGAAAGGATCCGTTCTGGGGGCGACTGAGAAAACCTGCTGCGACGAATGCCCCCGCGAGCGGAAGGAGAAGAAACTCAGACAATTCTTCCGCCCCTATGAGATCATGCCTGATCCGAACGAATGCCTCCTCGATCAGGGAATTGTCTGCATGGGCCCTGCGACGAGAAGTGGTTGCGATGCCCTTTGCACCAAGGCAAATATGCCATGCCGCGGCTGCTATGGGCCGCCTCCGAATGTCGTCGACCAGGGGGCCAAAATGGTAAGTGCCCTGAGTTCTGTGATCGACGCACAGGATCCGCAGGAGATCGAGAGAATTCTCGATCAGATTGCCGATCCTATAGGTACATTCTACAGGTTTTCTCTTGCTCACTCGATCCTGCGGAGGGTTGAAAAGTTATGA
- a CDS encoding isoprenylcysteine carboxylmethyltransferase family protein has protein sequence MDDGEIVVLVIGTLGLMFFTWDFSVKAGRFHGLYRFFAFESILLLCLLNWRFWFVDPFSWHQVISWLLLCGSIIPAVDGFRLLRAVGKPAGQFENTTRLVKVGSFKYIRHPLYASLIILGLGIFFKQLSWAGGVCAMIDVAAIVGTAQREEKEMLEKFGEEYAAYIAETKMFIPYVL, from the coding sequence ATGGATGATGGCGAAATAGTCGTCCTGGTGATTGGGACACTCGGATTGATGTTTTTCACGTGGGATTTCTCGGTGAAGGCCGGGAGATTCCACGGCCTCTACCGGTTCTTCGCGTTCGAGAGCATTCTGCTGCTGTGTTTGCTCAATTGGCGCTTCTGGTTTGTCGATCCGTTTTCGTGGCACCAGGTCATTTCCTGGTTACTGTTATGTGGGTCAATCATCCCGGCTGTTGACGGATTTCGGTTGCTCCGGGCCGTAGGTAAGCCTGCTGGTCAGTTTGAGAATACCACCCGGCTCGTGAAAGTGGGCTCTTTCAAGTATATCCGTCACCCTCTTTATGCTTCCCTGATCATTCTCGGGCTGGGCATTTTCTTCAAGCAGCTTTCGTGGGCTGGTGGCGTCTGTGCAATGATCGATGTGGCCGCCATTGTTGGAACGGCCCAACGCGAGGAGAAAGAAATGCTTGAAAAATTCGGAGAAGAGTATGCCGCTTATATCGCAGAGACCAAGATGTTCATTCCGTATGTTCTGTGA
- the hypB gene encoding hydrogenase nickel incorporation protein HypB, translating to MSIITVERKVLEKNDEIAKRNRAFFSSKQLFVINLVSSPGSGKTSILERTLEYFNHRVKVAVIEGDVQTDFDAQRIARYDAPVVQIVTNGGCHLEAKLVEDALGNLDLDGVRLLIIENVGNLVCPSNYDLGEELKVVVASTTEGDDKPLKYPAMFQHASALIVNKIDLLPYLNCDLNALKTNALSINPSLRVFETSCTTKSGIPEWCAWLEKSLHS from the coding sequence ATGAGTATCATCACGGTCGAACGCAAAGTGCTGGAGAAGAACGATGAGATCGCGAAGCGCAACAGGGCTTTCTTCTCATCCAAACAGCTGTTCGTCATCAACCTTGTCAGTTCGCCAGGCTCAGGGAAGACGAGCATCCTGGAACGAACGCTGGAATATTTCAACCACAGGGTCAAGGTGGCGGTCATCGAGGGGGATGTGCAGACTGACTTCGACGCGCAGCGCATTGCACGTTATGACGCACCAGTTGTTCAAATTGTCACCAACGGCGGCTGCCATCTTGAGGCAAAGCTCGTCGAAGACGCCTTGGGGAATCTCGACCTCGACGGCGTGAGGCTTCTCATCATCGAAAATGTCGGAAACCTTGTGTGTCCCTCCAATTATGACCTGGGCGAAGAACTCAAAGTAGTGGTAGCGAGCACGACGGAGGGGGATGACAAACCGTTGAAGTATCCGGCAATGTTCCAGCATGCGTCGGCGTTGATCGTCAACAAGATCGATCTGCTCCCATATCTCAATTGCGATCTGAACGCTCTCAAGACCAACGCTCTGAGCATCAATCCGTCGTTACGCGTGTTTGAGACATCGTGCACAACGAAATCCGGAATCCCAGAGTGGTGTGCATGGCTTGAGAAGAGCCTGCATTCGTGA
- a CDS encoding Ni/Fe hydrogenase subunit alpha translates to MKHIKIDPITRLEGHGKIDIFLNDEGEVENSYFQIPELRGFEQFCVGRPVEELPRITTRICGVCPEAHHMASVKACDEVFHVTPPPTGKKLRQLLYNVFFAGDHTTHFYALGGPDFIVGPTAPAAERNILGVVKKVGLEVGGKVIEMRKRTQQVIKILGGKQTHQVTALPGGMSKGITAEEAKLIEEHCLWFVEFGKFTLQVFNDIVLKNQEYVDLILSDAFSHRTYYMGLVDENNRVNFYDGKVRVVDPDGKEFVKYSPSEYLENIAEEVEPWTYLKFPFLKKVGWKGLVDGKESGVYRATPLSRLNASDGMPTPLAQAEYEKMYSTLGGKPVHATLATHWARVIELLSAAEMALDLVRDPEITGTNFRTIPTEIPTEGVGIVEAPRGTLTHHYTTDAKGMVTKVNLIVGTTNNYAPISMSINKAARGLIKKGKEVSEGTLNMIEMAFRAYDPCFGCATHSMPGRRPFILRIRDKEGQIIEEINRC, encoded by the coding sequence ATGAAGCATATCAAAATCGATCCGATTACTCGACTTGAAGGCCACGGCAAGATCGACATCTTTCTTAATGACGAAGGAGAAGTAGAGAATTCATATTTCCAGATACCCGAATTGCGCGGGTTCGAGCAGTTCTGTGTCGGAAGACCGGTGGAGGAATTGCCTCGTATTACGACGCGCATCTGCGGCGTCTGCCCGGAGGCGCACCACATGGCTTCGGTGAAAGCATGCGATGAGGTGTTCCACGTTACTCCTCCGCCAACCGGCAAGAAATTGCGCCAACTCCTGTACAATGTATTCTTCGCTGGTGACCATACGACGCATTTCTATGCCCTCGGTGGACCAGATTTCATCGTCGGTCCAACGGCTCCAGCTGCGGAACGGAACATACTCGGCGTGGTGAAGAAGGTTGGCCTTGAGGTAGGGGGGAAAGTTATCGAAATGCGCAAAAGGACCCAGCAGGTGATCAAGATCCTGGGTGGCAAACAAACACACCAGGTCACGGCTCTCCCGGGGGGCATGAGTAAAGGAATCACGGCTGAAGAAGCAAAACTGATAGAGGAACACTGCCTGTGGTTTGTCGAGTTCGGAAAGTTCACCCTCCAGGTATTCAACGATATCGTTCTCAAGAATCAGGAATATGTCGACCTCATCCTCTCGGATGCGTTCTCTCACAGGACGTATTACATGGGATTGGTCGATGAGAACAACAGGGTCAATTTCTATGACGGAAAAGTGAGGGTCGTGGATCCGGATGGGAAAGAGTTTGTGAAATACTCGCCGTCCGAGTACCTCGAGAACATTGCCGAAGAGGTCGAACCATGGACGTACCTTAAGTTCCCCTTCCTGAAAAAAGTCGGGTGGAAGGGCCTCGTCGACGGGAAGGAGAGCGGTGTGTACCGTGCGACGCCATTATCCCGGCTGAATGCGTCAGATGGCATGCCGACCCCGTTGGCTCAGGCGGAGTATGAGAAAATGTATTCTACGCTGGGAGGAAAGCCGGTTCACGCCACACTTGCAACGCACTGGGCACGGGTCATCGAGTTGCTATCAGCCGCCGAAATGGCGCTCGATCTCGTGCGCGACCCCGAGATAACCGGGACGAACTTCCGGACAATTCCGACCGAGATTCCCACAGAAGGAGTCGGCATTGTTGAAGCTCCGCGCGGCACTCTCACGCACCACTACACGACCGATGCAAAAGGAATGGTGACAAAAGTAAACCTCATCGTCGGCACGACGAACAACTACGCCCCCATTTCGATGTCGATCAACAAGGCAGCCCGCGGTTTGATCAAGAAAGGGAAGGAAGTATCCGAAGGGACGCTGAACATGATCGAGATGGCGTTCAGGGCGTACGATCCCTGCTTCGGATGTGCGACGCATTCAATGCCAGGACGAAGGCCGTTCATACTCAGGATTCGGGACAAGGAGGGGCAGATAATCGAGGAGATCAACCGATGCTGA
- a CDS encoding citrate synthase: protein MPDNLLIKDGRNGKEYTLPITNDTIKAVDLRQIKIKDDDFGMMTYDPAFMNTASCHSKVTFIDGDKGILRYRGYPIDQLAEKCTYLEVAYLLLNGELPTKPQLDTWIYDVTHHTMVHENIKKFMEGFNYDAHPMGMLVSTLAAMSTFYPDSKNIFDAESRKLQILRLIGKVPTIAAFAYRHHLGQPYVYPDNDLSYPGNFLSMLFKMTEPKYKVNPVIERALDILFILHADHEQNCSANVMRSVGSSQADPFVSAAGAAAALYGPLHGGANEQVLRMLREIGSKNNVPEFVNKVKSGEGGRLMGFGHRVYKNYDPRAKIIKQTAESVFEVTGKNPLLEIAVELERIALQDEYFVKRKLYPNVDFYSGIIYEALGFPSEAFTVLFAIPRMSGWLAQWQELLLDPDQKIARPRQVYLGSDERNFVPMEKRK from the coding sequence ATGCCTGACAATCTTCTGATCAAGGACGGACGCAACGGCAAGGAATACACGTTGCCGATTACCAATGACACTATCAAGGCAGTTGACCTTCGCCAAATCAAGATAAAAGACGACGATTTTGGCATGATGACGTATGATCCGGCGTTCATGAACACGGCTTCATGCCATAGCAAGGTCACCTTCATCGATGGCGACAAAGGGATCCTGCGCTATCGCGGATATCCGATCGACCAGCTTGCCGAGAAGTGCACATATCTTGAAGTTGCATACCTTCTGCTGAACGGCGAACTTCCGACAAAGCCGCAGCTCGACACGTGGATTTACGATGTTACCCACCATACAATGGTTCACGAAAACATCAAGAAGTTCATGGAGGGGTTCAACTACGACGCGCATCCGATGGGGATGCTTGTCAGCACTCTTGCGGCAATGTCCACGTTCTATCCGGACTCGAAGAACATTTTCGACGCGGAATCGCGCAAACTCCAGATTCTCAGGCTCATCGGCAAAGTGCCCACAATCGCGGCGTTCGCATATCGCCATCATCTTGGTCAGCCCTACGTCTATCCTGACAATGATCTCAGCTATCCCGGCAATTTCCTGAGCATGTTGTTCAAGATGACCGAGCCGAAATACAAGGTCAACCCGGTCATCGAGCGTGCGCTCGACATCCTGTTTATCCTGCACGCAGATCACGAACAGAATTGCAGCGCCAACGTCATGAGAAGCGTAGGCAGTTCTCAGGCCGATCCATTTGTGTCTGCAGCTGGTGCTGCCGCGGCGCTGTACGGGCCGCTACACGGAGGGGCAAACGAACAAGTGCTTCGCATGCTTCGTGAAATCGGTTCGAAGAACAACGTTCCCGAATTCGTCAACAAGGTGAAATCGGGCGAAGGTGGACGCTTGATGGGATTCGGACACAGGGTGTATAAGAACTACGATCCTCGGGCGAAAATCATCAAGCAGACGGCAGAAAGTGTCTTCGAGGTCACCGGGAAGAATCCGCTCCTCGAAATTGCAGTTGAGCTTGAACGTATCGCTCTGCAGGATGAGTACTTTGTGAAGAGGAAACTCTATCCTAATGTGGACTTCTATTCGGGCATCATCTACGAGGCGTTGGGATTCCCGAGTGAGGCGTTCACCGTTCTCTTCGCAATCCCGCGCATGTCGGGATGGCTGGCTCAGTGGCAAGAACTGCTGCTGGATCCGGATCAGAAGATCGCCCGCCCACGTCAGGTGTATCTCGGATCTGACGAGCGAAACTTCGTGCCGATGGAGAAACGAAAATAA
- a CDS encoding hydrogenase iron-sulfur subunit: MAFEPKIIGFLCNWCSYTGADLAGVSRIKSAPNVRVIRTMCSGRVDPAFILKAFQLGADGVIVMGCHLGDCHYQEGNYKTIRRIPFLKRLVRDFGIDPRRLRLEWVSASEGDRFAAIVNEMTEEIRTLGPLKLTVHNEIHQPVAHQ, encoded by the coding sequence ATGGCATTTGAACCAAAGATCATAGGATTCCTGTGCAACTGGTGTTCCTATACCGGCGCAGATCTTGCGGGGGTATCGCGCATCAAGTCGGCACCCAACGTCCGTGTTATCCGGACGATGTGCAGCGGGCGGGTTGACCCGGCCTTCATACTGAAAGCGTTTCAACTTGGGGCGGACGGGGTCATTGTCATGGGGTGCCATCTCGGTGACTGCCATTATCAGGAGGGGAACTACAAGACCATCCGGCGTATCCCGTTCCTGAAGAGGCTGGTAAGAGATTTCGGCATTGATCCCCGGCGCTTGCGGCTCGAATGGGTGTCCGCATCGGAAGGGGACAGGTTTGCGGCAATCGTGAATGAGATGACGGAAGAGATCCGGACTCTTGGTCCTCTCAAGCTCACGGTGCACAATGAAATTCACCAGCCCGTTGCGCATCAATAG
- a CDS encoding GyrI-like domain-containing protein — translation MKKIDLRRELKELNSPSPKEVEIVRVPKFRYLMIDGSGDPNVSPAFAEAVQAMYTAAYTLKFMMKKEKGIDYPVSSLEGLWWADDMNSFLTGRRDRWKWTLMILQPKVVTKSLFFKGLKSAMEKKGLAALGRIRLESMDEGLCVQIMHIGTYAQEGPTIQHLHSFAKERNLELTGKHHEIYLSDPRKAKPEKMKTIIRQPVQRSKK, via the coding sequence ATGAAGAAGATCGATTTGCGAAGAGAGCTCAAGGAACTCAATTCTCCTTCACCGAAGGAGGTAGAAATTGTCCGAGTGCCGAAGTTCCGGTATCTCATGATTGATGGTTCCGGGGACCCAAATGTTTCTCCGGCTTTTGCGGAAGCGGTCCAAGCTATGTACACGGCAGCATACACGCTGAAGTTCATGATGAAGAAAGAAAAGGGAATCGACTATCCCGTCAGTTCGCTCGAGGGATTGTGGTGGGCGGATGATATGAACTCGTTCCTCACTGGCCGTCGGGATCGCTGGAAATGGACGCTGATGATTCTGCAGCCGAAAGTCGTGACGAAGTCGCTCTTCTTTAAGGGCCTGAAGAGCGCAATGGAAAAGAAGGGATTGGCAGCATTGGGGAGAATCCGACTCGAGAGTATGGACGAGGGCCTCTGCGTCCAAATCATGCACATCGGAACTTACGCGCAAGAGGGACCGACCATACAGCACCTGCACTCCTTCGCAAAGGAACGGAACCTCGAGCTGACGGGGAAGCATCACGAGATATATTTGAGCGATCCCAGAAAGGCAAAACCGGAAAAGATGAAGACGATCATCCGACAGCCTGTTCAACGAAGCAAGAAATGA